The Calderihabitans maritimus genome segment GTACCAACTGATCATCTTCGGAAGACTTTTTACTCTCTCTCTGAGGTTTATCGCTATTGATAGTTATACATTGTAACGTCAAATTACGCCCAAACACTCTGTACAACACTTTTTCAATTAGCTCTCTGTTTTCTTTTTCTTCCAATTTCTCCTTGTGAAAAGTACAGTCTTGATTAAACCCCACCAGGACGGTGTTACCTTTTAATTCTTGTACTTTCCCTTCTATTAAAAAGGCATAAACAGTAATTTTGGTTTTGCGGACTACCTCCAAAACTTCAGGCCATCTTTGTTTAATTTCAGCAAACGTTAGAGTTTGTGGATTCTCTTTTATACCGGAGTTGGATTCAACCCCTTTCCCCGGACTGGATTTGATTTTCGGCGAGGTGCTAACCGCACCTTCTACCTCCCCTACGTTCTTAATACCTTTTATTATGGCTAATTCCACCAACAGGCGGGGCTGATTACTCCATTTTATTTCTGCTTCATACTGACGGAATACATCAATTAGCTCAAACAATTGGGTCAAGGAAAACTTTTCTGCCTGCTCCCTAATTTTAGTCATCATTTCCTCGGTGGAAATAATCAGGGCTGAAGGATTCTGAGAGACTTTGGTTACCAGAAGATTGCGAAGATGCTCTAATAAATCCCATAGTAGAAGCCGAGGGTCCTTGCCTTTCTGTAAAACTTCATCCAGCAACTTTAAGGCTTCTCCTGGCCGCTGCTGTATAATTGTATCAACTAGCGCAAACAGAAAACTTTCCCCGGCGCTGCCGATCAATTCAGCTACATCCTCTTCTTCTATCTTATTACTGCAAAAGGCCATACACTGATCCAAAATACTTAAAGCATCTCTTAATCCGCCTGAGGCTGCCCGGGCAATTAAATTCAATGCTTCTGGGGTTATCTCAATCTGATATGCCTTTACAATCCGAGATACTTGGTCCATAATAAGCTGGTTGCTTACCCGGTGAAAATCGAAGCGTTGACAGCGGGATAAAATTGTTAAAGGAATTTTGTGGGGTTCAGTGGTTGCTAAAATAAAAATTACATGAGCGGGTGGTTCCTCCAAGGTTTTTAACAAAGCGTTAAAAGCTTCGGTAGTTAACATATGTACTTCATCAACAATATATACTTTATACTTCCCTTCCGTAGGAGCAAATTTCACCTTTTCGCGCAAATCCCTGATTTCGTCAATTCCCCTGTTAGAGGCAGCATCTATTTCAATAACATCCATAGAACTTCCCTCAGTAATACGTTTACACATAAAACAACGATTACAGGGTTCTCCTTCCGTTCTTTCCTGACAATTTACCGCTTTAGCCAGCACTTTAGCTGTACTGGTCTTCCCTGTACCCCGAGGACCACAAAAAAGATAAGCATGAGAAATGCGCTTGGCTACTAAGGCGTTTTGCAGCGTTTTGGTAACATGTTCTTGGCCAACTATCTCCCGGAAGGTTTGAGGTCTCCACTGCCGGTATAAAGCCAGATAACCCATAAAAACCCCACCTCGGAATATAATTTCTCTCTTTTTTCTGCTAATCCTTTTTCTATAAAATTTCCATAAAAAAAGATTATTCTTACTTGAATAACCTCAAATTAAAAAATAAATTGGCCGTGCACCTGCCTTCGAATTTGACCTCCAAGCGTTACCCCTGCAGTTAACTCTGACCAGGCGACCCTGCGGCACACAAGAAGCATCACTTACCGCTGCTTCCTTCCGGACCTGACGGGGTTCATGAGCTCTTGTTGCGCAGGACCCAGCCATCCTCGCCACTTACAGGGGGCAGGCCTCACAGGCCAAACCCTCAAGCAGGCTTCGACCCCGCTATAGCGGATTGCGGGTTACAAGGCACCGCTACCGCCCCGTCTAGCACGGCCAAAACTAAATTCTTGAAATCAAATTTTATTAAAATGGCCAGCTGCTCTCTGGCTGCTGGCCACTGAGTTTTCCATGGCGGAGAGAGTGGGATTCGAACCCACGAGACGGGTTTGTGACCCGTCTACTCGCTCTCCAGGCGAGCGCCTTCAACCAGACTCAGCCATCTCTCCGCAATCTGGTTCTCCCACTTAGTATCTCTTATTTTATGGCCATTATATGCCCTGATTACTCTCAAAATCTGGCGGAGAGAGTGGGATTCGAACCCACGAGGCGAGCTTTTAACCCGCCTACTCGATTTCGAGTCGAGCGCCTTCAACCAGACTCAGCCATCTCTCCACCTTAAGTAAAATTATTCGTTTATCTTAATTTGGCAAAAAACCGCTTAAGAATATCCCGGCTTTCTTCTTCCATCACACCGGCTATAACTTCTATTTGATGGTTTAAGCGAGGGTGGTTAGCTAGGTTAATTACCGAATCTACTGCTCCCGCCTTAGGATCGGCTGCTCCGTAAATCAACCGACTGATTCTGGCTTGCACCATAGCCCCTGTACACATGGGACAGGGTTCCAGGGTTACATACAAAGAGCAACCTGTTAGCCTCCAACTACCAATGGCAGCAGCAGCTTCTTGAATAGCCAGTATTTCAGCGTGAGCCACCGGGTTCTTTTTACTTTCTTTTAAATTGTGTGCTCGGGCAATAATTTTGTCTCCATAGGTGATTACTGCCCCAATAGGAACTTCGTCTTTAGCAAAGGCTTTCTCCGCTTCCACTAAAGCCTGCTGCATATATTCCCGGTGTTTCACTCCATATTACACCACCAGCAATTACGACTTCACCCTCGGGTAAATTGGTGCGCCCGGGAGGACTCGAACCACCGACACGCGGTTTAGGAAACCGCTGCTCTATCCTACTGAGCTACGGGCGCACATTTCTTCTGCTAGTATTTTTTTAATAATAAAAAGGTTGGCGCGCCCGGGAGGACTCGAACCTCCAACCTCCTGATTCGTAGTCAGTTACTCTATCCGATTGAGCTACGGGCGCACATGGCGGAGAGAGTGGGATTCGAACCCACGGTACAGGCTTTAAACCTGTACAATCGCTTAGCAGGCGACCGCCTTCGACCTACTCGGCCATCTCTCCGCAAACTCTTAAAGGCAGTCTTTATGAAGCGCATTATTTATTATACAATAGGCTACTAGAAAAATCAAATTTTTTACTTTCTTGTTCCCATCCTTATCTTGGAATCTGGCGGAGGGGGTGGGATTCGAACCCACGGCTCCCGGAGGAGTCACTGGTTTTCAAGACCAGCTCCTTAAGCCACTCGGACACCCCTCCCAAACAGGAAGTGAACTTTTCCTGCCTCCTATAAAGATTCAACTTTGAGTATAGCACAAGCAATTCTGCCCTGTCAATTAAAAGGCCTAAGATATTTTTTTCCTTATTACTTCCAACCCGTTCATGTAGGGGCGTAGTACCTCCGGTATAATTACTGAACCATCCTCCTGCTGGTAGTTTTCTAAAATAGCAGCTACTGTGCGTCCTACTGCTATTCCAGATCCGTTAAGAGTATGAACGTATTGAGGTTTGCCTTTCCCTTTGGGTCTATATCGAATATTAGCCCTACGAGCTTGGTAATCTTCAAAGTTACTACAAGAAGAAATTTCCCGGTATTCACTAAAACTGGGAAGCCATACCTCTAAGTCGTAAGTTTTGGCGGCGGAAAAGCCTAGATCGCCACTGCACAAATTTACTACCCGGTAAGGTAACCCCAATAACTGAAGCACTCTTTCCGCGTTACGAGTCAGTTTTTCCAGTTCCTCATAAGATTCTTCAGGCCTGGTAAACTTGACCAGTTCCACTTTATTAAACTGGTGCTGCCTTATCAACCCTCTGGTATCCCTGCCGTGAGCACCCGCTTCTGCCCGAAAGCATGCACTGTAAGCTACATGATATATGGGAAGCATGTCTTCATCTAGTATCTCATTGCTATACAGGTTGGTCACAGGAACTTCGGCCGTAGGAATCAGATAGTAATCCGTTTTTGCCACCTGAAACATATCTTCCGCAAACTTCGGTAATTGTCCGGTACCAATCATGCTTTCCCGGTTAACCAAAAAGGGAGGAAAAACCTCTATATACCCGTGTTCGTTTGTATGCAGGTCCAGCATGAAATTGATAAGCGCTCTTTCAAGCTTTGCTCCTAACCCCTTATAGAAAACGAAACGAGCTCCAGCCACTTTGGCTCCGCGAGAAAAATCAATAATGTCCAGGTTTTCAGCAATTTCCCAATGAGGCTTAGGCTTAAAGGGAAACTGTGAAATTTCTCCCCAGCGGCGAACTTCTACATTATCCTCCTCGTTAGCACCTTCCGGAACCGTTTCATGAGGGAGATTGGGTATGTTCAGTAAATAATTATAAATTTCACCTTCTACTTTCTTTACTTCTTCATCTAAGTTTTTAATAGTTTGGGATACTTCCCGCATTTCCACTACTAAGTTTTCAGCATCAGCCCCTGCCTTTTTCAGTTTTCCTATCTCTTGCGAAACTTCGTTTCGCTTCTTTTTAAGCTGTTCCACTTGAAACAAGAGCTCTCTTCTCCTGTTGTCCAAGTCAAGAAATTCGTCCAGGCTCATCTGAATGCCTCTTTTTCTCAAACCTTCTTCTACTAGGGTAGGATTATTCCTGACAAATTTTAAATCTAACATCTAAATCCCCCCAACAAAATTTTTCTTACAAAACAACAGCCCCTCGCCACCAAAAAACTTAGGGACGAGAGGCTCTCTCGCGGTACCACCCCAATTGGCTACCCACCTCTTGGCGAGGAAGGTAACCCTCTTTACCAGGCTATAACGGACCTGGCCCCGTCGCAGCTTACCACTCCGTAAAAACTACCGGAGGCTTCGGCCTGCCACTCAGGGAGGGATTCAACAGGAGCTGTTACCGGTTCGCACCAAACACACCGGCTCTCTGTTCAAACAGCCTCCCGCCTACTAGTTCCCTTCACCGTGTTTAATCTATATTTTTCCTTTTATTATAAAAGGTATACGATCTTCATGCAAATTGTCTCTTTTAGAGATGTACGTACTTCACGTCTAAAATTCCATCTATTTTTGCAATTTCCTTCAACGTTTCTTCCGGTACAGGGGCATCTATATTCAAAAACATTACTGCTTTGCCTCCAATTACCTTTCTACCGACCTGCATTCCGGCAATATTTACATCAAGAGCTCCGATCAGGTTGCCTACCGGACCAATGATTCTAGGTTTGTCAATATGGGGTATCACCAGCATATGTCCTTCCGGAACTGCATCAACGGTGTAGCCGTCAATACGAACAATGCGCGGTTCATTTTTCCCAAAAAGAGTACCGGCAACCGACTTTTCGCATTTATCGGTAGTTACCTTGACGGTAATCAAATTTGCATAGTCTTCTAACTCTACCGATTTGCTCTCATACACTTTGATACCCCGGTTTTTGGCTATCAAGGGAGCATTTACATAGTTTACAGCATCCTTTAATACCGGCCTCAGTAACCCTTTCAAAAACGTATTAGTGAGAGACGTTACGTCATACTGAGCCATTTCGCCGTTATACTTTATTTCTACCTGCTTAATATGTCCTTCCGAAACCTGGGATATAAATTTACCTAGCTTTTCCACCAAGTCAACATATGGTTGTATAACTTTCAATAACTCCGGTTTGATAGAAGGAATATTGACCGCATTTTTAACGGGTTCGCCCCTTAAGCCGGCAATAATATCATACGCCACTTCTACGGCCACATTGACTTGAGCTTCCTCCGTTGAAGCACCTAAATGAGGCGTAACAATAACGTTGTCCAGTTCAAATAAGGGACTTTCGGTTAGAGGTTCCTGTTCAAACACGTCTATGGCTGCGCCTGCTACCTTTCCGGACTTGAGCGCCTCGTAAAGAGCTTCCTCGTCAACTATACCTCCGCGGGCTACGTTGCAAATTCGTACCCCTGGTTTCATAGCTTCAAATTGTTGCCAACTGATCATATGGTAAGTTTCTTTGGTCAAAGGAAGATGTACGGTTATGAAGTCGGACTCCTTTATAATCCGGTCAAAGTCTACCAGTTCTACCCCCAGCCTTTGGGCTCGGTCTTCAGAAATAAAGGGGTCATAGGCCAGCACTTTCATTTCCATGGCTTTAGCCCTTTTTGCCACGCCACTTCCTATTTTCCCCAAACCAATGATACCCAAAGTTTTACCGCGCAGTTCCACCCCTAAAAATTTCTTTCGTTCCCACTTACCGTTCTTAAGCAACTGGTTGGCCTGAGGAATGTTTCTGGCCAGGGCTAACATCATGGCAATGGTATGCTCCGTAGCAGCCACGGTATTCCCTTCCGGAGCATTAACCACCACTATACCCCGCTCGGTAGCAGCATCCACATCAATATTGTCAATACCAACACCTGCTCGGCCAATAATTTTTAGCTGCCTGGCACTTTCGATAATTCTCCGGGTAACCTTGGTCTGACTTCTAACGACTAAAGCGTGATAATCGCCTATGATGTCTACCAACTCGTCTTCCGAAAGTTTGGTTTTAACGTCGACCTGATAACCTCCTTCTTTCCTCAAAATTTCTATCCCTTTTTCTGAAATAGAATCACTGACTAGTATGCGCATTTTCCCCACTCCTTTCCAGTAATACTCTCTGAGCAGCTCGTACCCCTACACCCAAATCAACTTTCAACCCTAGTTCAGTTAATACTAATTCCAGGGAAGCCAACGCGGCAAAAATATCAGTAGGCTTAACATAACCCAAATGACCGATACGGAAAATCTTGTTTTTTAGCTTGCCTTGTCCACCGGCTAAAGCCACGTTATATTTATTCTGCATAAGGCTTCTGATAGCGTTAACCTGGATTCCCTCCGGTGCAATTACCGCAGTTACGGCAGGAGAAGCTACTTCATCTGAAGCCAGCAATTCCAGACCTATAGCTTTAACCCCGGCCCTGACCATATCCCTATGTAAACGGTGCCGTTTCAGTATATTATCAAGCCCCTCCTCCAACATTAGCTGAAGCGATTCTTTTAGAGCATAAAAGAGAGAAATAGCCGGAGTCCAAGGTGTTTGTCCTTTGGACAAAAACTCCTTATACTGTTTTAAATCGAAGTAGAAAACCGGATTGGTGCTCTTTTGGGCCACTTCCCACGCTCGTTGACTAACACTGATCATAGCCAGCCCCGGAGGAATCATGAAGGCCTTCTGGGAACCACTTATAACTACATCCAAATTCCAAGCATCTGTCTTCAATTCCCCGGCTGCAAGTCCGCTGACGGCATCAACTATGAGTAGAGCTGGATGTTCACCTCTCGCCTCGCTCACAGCTTTAAGATCGTTAATAACCCCGGTCGAAGTTTCATTGTGCTGTAAAAAGATGGCTTTAATTTCCCGCTTCTTATCCTTATTTAACTTCTCCCTGATTACTTCCGGATCAATAGCCGTCCCCCAGGGAAAATCAATAAAATCTACGACCGTTCCGTAACGTTCACAAATTTTCTTAAACCTTTCTCCAAATGAACCTATGGAAGCCACCAAAACCTTATCCCCCGGAGAAGTGAAGTTAGCCACCGCTGCTTCCATCCCGCCGGTACCCGAAGCGGTTAAAATAAACACATCATTTTTTGTCTCCATGATCTTCTGTATTTGAGGAGTTACCTCTTCTAAAATCTCTTTGAAGGCCGGGCCCCGGTGATTTATCATAGGTGAGCTCATGGACCTCAAAGACTGTGGGGGAACCGGTGTCGGCCCAGGCAATAAGAAAATTTGATCTTCTCGCATAGTAAACCTCCCTTACACCATTGTTCAAACATTAAAAATAAAACCTCTCATCACCCGACTAATTCAATCAGGGACGAGAGGATTTTCCTTCCCGCGGTGCCACCCTTCTTGGACAGGACATAAATAGCCTGTCCCTCTCTGTATGCGTAACGGACATAACCGGAACGACTTAATTTAGCCATCAGGCTAATTTTTCGCCGCCCACTCCAGGGTGCCTTTCACCAGCAGGCGCACTGGTTTGCACCGACCACCAGCTCTCTGTAGACAACCTTGCTGGTTACTTTCCCTTTCATCGTGTTTGTACTATTAAGAACAATCAAGTTTTGCTAATTATATTACAATACTGCTACTAAAAAATCAACCTGTTTTTAAAAAATTTTTAGGCCTTCATAACAGCTAGTTTTAAAATAATGTACATGGCGTGGGACCAGAGTAAAGGTTTGGCAATGGGTCCCCATTTGTTAACCCATTTCCAGTAATGTTCTTCCGAATTAAGACAATAAGGTACCTGTTCAGGTAATCTTCCTTCGCCATCAAATTGATCTTCAACCCATTTCAGGCACCTTTTAGCTTTGTTCCATTCACCTACTTTACAATAGTACCAGCCCAGCCACGCAGTTAATAACACCCATTGCCCTCCCCCATAGTACGTGTCCGTGCGATATCTTTTCACCCCTCCATCGGTTAAATCTTCTTCGATTTTTTCAACTGTTCTGCGCATAAGAGGGTGCTGCGGCTCGATTACACCAAAAGGAACACTCAACCACAAAAGATTGGCATCAACTTCTGAAGATCCCGGCAACTTTACAAAATGGCCATCTTCAACATACTCCGTGAGTATTTTTTCCTTGATTTGTATTAAGACATTATTAACGAGATCTTTTTTATAATCAAAATCAATAATTATTTCCTTAAGGCCTCCATAAATACAACCTAAAGTAGAAGGATGTACCCAATTTTCATTTTCTTCCCAACAGTCAAAACATGGTACCCACCAGAATTTCAAAAGATAGTCGATTACCGTCTCAATGCTAGTCACCCAGAGAATTGGATTTTTTCCCGCCAACCGTATATGCTGTGATAAACCCCATAGGTAAGTTCCGTAACCATCTAACTGGAAATTCCCCCATGGTTCTTGCCCTTCTTCACCGGCCAAGGTGTAACGAGTATGAAAATATTCATCCGTACCGATAATTTCTTTGCGCAGCTGTTTTTCTATCAGGTTTTTATATTTATATGAATAACGCTTTAAGGTGCTATCAACCCAATTATAGAAGCGCTCGGATCTTTCATGTTCTCCTACCAGATCTAAGGCATAAGCTATAAAAGTACCGTCCCGTAGCCAGCAATACTGATAGGTTTTGAAATTTGGTGAAGCAGGGAAACTACCGTACTTCGATTGGCTCTCCTTAATGATCTCGACACTTTGCTGAAGAAAGTCCACTGTTGTATCCTCCCTACTGGTTTTACTATTAGGTTATGCAGTATAAAATGGGTTAAACAAAAAAACATCCACCGTTAGGTGGATGTGGCTTCCTCGACCATTTTTAAGAAATATTTATGGATTCTTAAATCTTTCGTCAGTTCCGGATGAAATGCGCTAGCAAGAAACTGCCCTTGACGGGCAAATATTATTTTATCGTCATATTTAGCCAACACCTCGATTTCCGGCCCCACCCGGGTTATATATGGCGCCCGGATAAAAACTCCTCGAAAAGGTGTATCTCCCAAGGCCGGAATCTGTAAGTCTGCTTCAAAACTATCTACCTGCCTACCAAAAGCATTTCTTTTAACTTCCATTTCCATTAAACCTAAACGAGGCTGATTGCTCCCTTCAATTTCCTTTGCTAAAAGTACTAATCCGGCACAAGTTCCGTATATAGGCATTCCTGCTGCTGCTTTCTTCTGAATAGGCTCCATAAGATCGTAATCAATTAAAAGCCTGCCCATGGTAGTGCTCTCGCCACCGGGAATGATAAGTCCATCAACCTGCTCCAATTCTTGTCTTTTTCGCACTTCTATACTGTCAACACCACATTCCTTTATAGCCATTCGGTGTTCTCTAAATGCTCCCTGTAATGCCAGAACTCCTATCAGCATTAAACATTCCACCCTTTACCAGCCGCGTTCCTGCATTCGTTCATGTTCAGGAATTGAAGCTATTTCCAATCCCGGCATAGCTTCTCCCAGATCCTTAGAAACCTCTGCCAAAATCTGAGGATCATTATAATGAGTTACTGCCGCTACTATTGCTTTAGCTCTGGCTGCCGGATTTTTAGACTTAAAGATTCCGGAACCTACGAAAACTCCATCAGCCCCTAACTGCATCATTAAAGCTGCATCTGCAGGGGTGGCAATTCCTCCGGCAGCGAAATTCACTACCGGTAGTCTACCCAATTCAGCTACCTGCACTACCAGCTCGTATGGAGCTCCCAGTTTTTTAGCAGCCGTCATGAGTTCCTCTCTGGGCATATTTTGTAAACTTCTTATTTCGTCCATCATCCGGCGCATATGCCTTACTGCCTCAACTACGTTACCTGTTCCCGGTTCCCCTTTAGTCCTGATCATGGCCGCCCCTTCGCCTATCCGTCTTAAGGCTTCTCCTAAATTACGAGCGCCACATACGAAGGGTACTTTGAAAGCATGTTTGTCAATATGATAATCTTCATCAGCCGGCGTTAAAACCTCACTCTCATCGATATAATCTACCCCCAGCGCTTCTAAGATCTGGGCCTCTACGAAGTGCCCTATTCTGGCCTTTGCCATTACCGGTATGGTTACGGCATCCATAATTTCCAGGATCACTTTGGGGTCAGCCATTCTGGCCACTCCCCCGGCCGCTCTGATGTCCGCCGGCACCCTTTCCAGAGCCATAACCGCGCAAGCTCCTGCTTCCTCAGCTATTTTGGCCTGTTCGGGCGTAGTCACGTCCATAATTACGCCGCCTTTTAACATTTCAGCTAAGCCTTTTTTCACCGTCCATGTCCCTTTTTCTGCCATAATACTGGATCCTCCCAAAAAATAAAATAAATAAACTGACCAAGACAGTTAACTTACTAAACATTCATTACATTATTCTACTATAATTCATCCCCTAAAACAAGCCAAAAGTAACCCTTTCAGTATAGCAAGAATCTACTCATCACCGTTGTCTCTAGCTACTACTTTAGCCATGGCTACAACTTTGTCATCATCCGCTAAACGCATCAGAGTGACTCCCTGGGTTATCCTACCCATACGGGGAATGTCCTTGACCGCCATGCGAATTATGTTGCCTTCAGCGGTAATCATCATTAATTCATCTTCTTCTCTTACTACTCTAATAGCTACCAAAGCACCATTACGCGGCGTTCGCTTTAAGGTTATTATTCCTTTTCCACCTCGCCCTTGAACCCGGTAGTCCTTGAGAGGTGTACGTTTGCCAAAACCTTTTTCCGTAATCACCATTAAGTCTTGTCCATCGCGGATACAGTCCATACTGACTACCGTATCCTCCGGCATAAGAGTTATTCCTCTCACTCCGCGAGCCGTCCGGCCCATTGCTCTTACTTCATCTTCAGCAAAACGAATTACCATGCCCTGGGAAGTACCCAACAGAATCTCTTCCTCACCGTTAGTGAGCTTGACTCCGATTAATTCATCGTTTTCTTCCAGGGTCAAGGCTATAATTCCATCTCTCCTGCTGGACGCATACTCCTGGAGGCTGGTCTTTTTTACTATACCTTTTTTGGTAGCCATAAATAGATAGCCTTCTTGTTCAAAATCCTTAATGGGAATAACTGCCGTAATCCATTCCTCCGGTTGCAGGTTGAGCAAGTTTACTATCGCCGTACCCTTGGCCTGTCTTCCCGCCTCCGGGATTTCATACACCTTCAGCCGATAGACCTTTCCCTTATTGGTAAAGAAGAGGAGATAATGGTGAGTAGTAGTGACAAATAAATGTTCAACAAAATCTTCCTCACGGGTAGTCAGAGCAGTTATACCTCTGCCGCCTCTTCGCTGACTGCGATAAGTTGC includes the following:
- the serA gene encoding phosphoglycerate dehydrogenase — protein: MRILVSDSISEKGIEILRKEGGYQVDVKTKLSEDELVDIIGDYHALVVRSQTKVTRRIIESARQLKIIGRAGVGIDNIDVDAATERGIVVVNAPEGNTVAATEHTIAMMLALARNIPQANQLLKNGKWERKKFLGVELRGKTLGIIGLGKIGSGVAKRAKAMEMKVLAYDPFISEDRAQRLGVELVDFDRIIKESDFITVHLPLTKETYHMISWQQFEAMKPGVRICNVARGGIVDEEALYEALKSGKVAGAAIDVFEQEPLTESPLFELDNVIVTPHLGASTEEAQVNVAVEVAYDIIAGLRGEPVKNAVNIPSIKPELLKVIQPYVDLVEKLGKFISQVSEGHIKQVEIKYNGEMAQYDVTSLTNTFLKGLLRPVLKDAVNYVNAPLIAKNRGIKVYESKSVELEDYANLITVKVTTDKCEKSVAGTLFGKNEPRIVRIDGYTVDAVPEGHMLVIPHIDKPRIIGPVGNLIGALDVNIAGMQVGRKVIGGKAVMFLNIDAPVPEETLKEIAKIDGILDVKYVHL
- a CDS encoding pyridoxal-phosphate-dependent aminotransferase family protein — encoded protein: MREDQIFLLPGPTPVPPQSLRSMSSPMINHRGPAFKEILEEVTPQIQKIMETKNDVFILTASGTGGMEAAVANFTSPGDKVLVASIGSFGERFKKICERYGTVVDFIDFPWGTAIDPEVIREKLNKDKKREIKAIFLQHNETSTGVINDLKAVSEARGEHPALLIVDAVSGLAAGELKTDAWNLDVVISGSQKAFMIPPGLAMISVSQRAWEVAQKSTNPVFYFDLKQYKEFLSKGQTPWTPAISLFYALKESLQLMLEEGLDNILKRHRLHRDMVRAGVKAIGLELLASDEVASPAVTAVIAPEGIQVNAIRSLMQNKYNVALAGGQGKLKNKIFRIGHLGYVKPTDIFAALASLELVLTELGLKVDLGVGVRAAQRVLLERSGENAHTSQ
- a CDS encoding glycoside hydrolase family 15 protein — its product is MDFLQQSVEIIKESQSKYGSFPASPNFKTYQYCWLRDGTFIAYALDLVGEHERSERFYNWVDSTLKRYSYKYKNLIEKQLRKEIIGTDEYFHTRYTLAGEEGQEPWGNFQLDGYGTYLWGLSQHIRLAGKNPILWVTSIETVIDYLLKFWWVPCFDCWEENENWVHPSTLGCIYGGLKEIIIDFDYKKDLVNNVLIQIKEKILTEYVEDGHFVKLPGSSEVDANLLWLSVPFGVIEPQHPLMRRTVEKIEEDLTDGGVKRYRTDTYYGGGQWVLLTAWLGWYYCKVGEWNKAKRCLKWVEDQFDGEGRLPEQVPYCLNSEEHYWKWVNKWGPIAKPLLWSHAMYIILKLAVMKA
- the pdxS gene encoding pyridoxal 5'-phosphate synthase lyase subunit PdxS, with translation MAEKGTWTVKKGLAEMLKGGVIMDVTTPEQAKIAEEAGACAVMALERVPADIRAAGGVARMADPKVILEIMDAVTIPVMAKARIGHFVEAQILEALGVDYIDESEVLTPADEDYHIDKHAFKVPFVCGARNLGEALRRIGEGAAMIRTKGEPGTGNVVEAVRHMRRMMDEIRSLQNMPREELMTAAKKLGAPYELVVQVAELGRLPVVNFAAGGIATPADAALMMQLGADGVFVGSGIFKSKNPAARAKAIVAAVTHYNDPQILAEVSKDLGEAMPGLEIASIPEHERMQERGW
- the serS gene encoding serine--tRNA ligase — its product is MLDLKFVRNNPTLVEEGLRKRGIQMSLDEFLDLDNRRRELLFQVEQLKKKRNEVSQEIGKLKKAGADAENLVVEMREVSQTIKNLDEEVKKVEGEIYNYLLNIPNLPHETVPEGANEEDNVEVRRWGEISQFPFKPKPHWEIAENLDIIDFSRGAKVAGARFVFYKGLGAKLERALINFMLDLHTNEHGYIEVFPPFLVNRESMIGTGQLPKFAEDMFQVAKTDYYLIPTAEVPVTNLYSNEILDEDMLPIYHVAYSACFRAEAGAHGRDTRGLIRQHQFNKVELVKFTRPEESYEELEKLTRNAERVLQLLGLPYRVVNLCSGDLGFSAAKTYDLEVWLPSFSEYREISSCSNFEDYQARRANIRYRPKGKGKPQYVHTLNGSGIAVGRTVAAILENYQQEDGSVIIPEVLRPYMNGLEVIRKKIS
- the tadA gene encoding tRNA adenosine(34) deaminase TadA — protein: MKHREYMQQALVEAEKAFAKDEVPIGAVITYGDKIIARAHNLKESKKNPVAHAEILAIQEAAAAIGSWRLTGCSLYVTLEPCPMCTGAMVQARISRLIYGAADPKAGAVDSVINLANHPRLNHQIEVIAGVMEEESRDILKRFFAKLR
- the dnaX gene encoding DNA polymerase III subunit gamma/tau; its protein translation is MGYLALYRQWRPQTFREIVGQEHVTKTLQNALVAKRISHAYLFCGPRGTGKTSTAKVLAKAVNCQERTEGEPCNRCFMCKRITEGSSMDVIEIDAASNRGIDEIRDLREKVKFAPTEGKYKVYIVDEVHMLTTEAFNALLKTLEEPPAHVIFILATTEPHKIPLTILSRCQRFDFHRVSNQLIMDQVSRIVKAYQIEITPEALNLIARAASGGLRDALSILDQCMAFCSNKIEEEDVAELIGSAGESFLFALVDTIIQQRPGEALKLLDEVLQKGKDPRLLLWDLLEHLRNLLVTKVSQNPSALIISTEEMMTKIREQAEKFSLTQLFELIDVFRQYEAEIKWSNQPRLLVELAIIKGIKNVGEVEGAVSTSPKIKSSPGKGVESNSGIKENPQTLTFAEIKQRWPEVLEVVRKTKITVYAFLIEGKVQELKGNTVLVGFNQDCTFHKEKLEEKENRELIEKVLYRVFGRNLTLQCITINSDKPQRESKKSSEDDQLVQKALELFGGSLVEIKD
- the pdxT gene encoding pyridoxal 5'-phosphate synthase glutaminase subunit PdxT, producing MLIGVLALQGAFREHRMAIKECGVDSIEVRKRQELEQVDGLIIPGGESTTMGRLLIDYDLMEPIQKKAAAGMPIYGTCAGLVLLAKEIEGSNQPRLGLMEMEVKRNAFGRQVDSFEADLQIPALGDTPFRGVFIRAPYITRVGPEIEVLAKYDDKIIFARQGQFLASAFHPELTKDLRIHKYFLKMVEEATST